In Myxococcus stipitatus, the genomic window CCAGCCCGTACGCGGTGATGGACGCGCCGATTCGCGGCACCACCACGTCCACGCCGCGCATCTCCACACCGCGGTACGTCATGCGCGGCTTGCCCTGCGCGAGCAGCAGGCAGCAACGCAGCGTGTCCAGCACCAGCGGGCGGTGTCCCCGCGCCCGGATGGCGGCCACCAGCCGCCGGGTGGAGTACAGCGAGCGCTTCCGGGACAGGATGGCCACCGTCCGCTTGACGCGCGGACGACGGACGACGCGGCCCTCAAGGGGCTCGGGTGCCGGGGACCCAGGTGGAACCGGGGCCTTCTTCGGCTGGAGTTTTCGGGGGGACATGGGCGGGAGGACGCGAGCCTAGCATGTCCCACCGGACAGGCGGGCCGCGTGGAGGGCCTTTGCTAATCTCGGCGTGGATGAGCGCTACCGATCCACATCCCGACGACATCCACACCAGCCCCGGAGACGCAGCCGGGCTCGACCTCGCCCACTCCCCGTTGCTGGGAGAGACGCTCGTGGTGGACCCGCGCACCACCGTGAAGCTCCACAAGTGCAAGCTGGCCGTGGTCTCCGGGCCGGACTCCGGCCGCTCCGTCATCAGCGACAAGGAGCGCCTGCGCTGCGGCGCCCACCCCGGCAACGACCTGGTGCTGGTGGAGGACCGCACCGCCAGCCGTCACCACTTCGAAATCCAGTTCACCGAACGCGGCTATCTGCTCGTCGACCTGGGCTCCACCAACGGCACCTTCCTGGACGGGCGCCGCATCGAGCGCGCCTACCTGTCCTCGGGCTCGCAGATTCGCGCCGGCTCCTCCGTGCTCACCTTCGCGCCGCTCGACGAGGAGGTCACCATCGAGCCGGACCGCGACGGCGAGCTGTGCGGCATGGTCGGGCAGAGCATGAAGATGCGCCAGATATTCGGGCTCATCAAGAAGATCGCCCCGCTCGACGTGTCCGTCATCATCCAGGGCGAGACGGGCACCGGCAAGGAGCTGGTGGCGCGCGCCATCCACGAACTGTCCGGCCGGCAGCGCGCGCCCATGGAGGTGCTCGACTGCGGCGCCATCCCCCCCAACCTCATCGAGAGCGAGCTGTTCGGCCACGAGAAGGGCGCCTTCACCGGCGCCGTCACCAGCCGCCCGGGCGCCTTCGAGCGCGCGCACGGCGGCACCATCTTCCTCGACGAGCTGGGCGAGCTGCGCCTGGACCTGCAGCCCAAGCTCTTGCGCGTGCTGGAGAACCGCGAGGTGCGGCGCGTGGGCGGCAACGACGTCATCGAGGTGGACTGCCGCGTCATCGCCGCCACCAACCGGGATTTGATGAAGGAGATCCAAGCGGGCAACTTCCGCGAGGACCTCTACTTCCGCCTGTCCGTCATCACCATCCAGCTCCCCCCGCTGCGCCAGCGCCGCGACGACATCCCGCTCATCCTCCGGGGCGCGCTCTCCGACCCGGAGGTCGCGCGCAAGCACGGCAAGAAGCGCTTCTCCGCGGAGGCCATGGGCCTGCTCATGGCCTACGCGTGGCCCGGCAACGTGCGCGAGCTGATGAACGTCCTGTCGCACGTGCTGACCTTCAGCGAGGGCGAGGAGATTCAACCCGCGCACCTGCCACCGCGCGTGCGCGGCCAGGCCCGCGAGGGACCGCTGCCCTTCAACGAGCACCTCTCCTTCAAGGACGCCAAGGAGCAGCTCCTGGAGAACTTCGAGCGCGAGTACGTCACCAGCGTCCTCACCCGCTGCGAGGGCAACCTCTCCCGCGCCGCCCGCGAGAGCGGCCTGCACCGCAAGTCCATCGAGCGGCTGGTGAAGAAGTATCAGCTCGATACCAAGGGCATGAAGTCGCGCTGACCCGCGAGGAACCCACGGGGTGACTCCCCCGCACATACCCGTCGCGGCCGGGAGGGTGTTTTCAGCCAATTGTCACACCCTGGCGACATGGCAACTTGACGGATGGTTGCCTTTGAGGAGGGAGCAGGAAAGTGGGCCCTGCGATGAATCCCCCTCAATCTGGAAACACGAGTCAATCAGGACAGGCCATGGTCGAGTCGGCGATCACCCTGCCGCTGGTGGTGTTCCTGTTGCTGGGCACGCTGCAGCTGTTCCTCATGCTCCAGGCCCGGGTGCTGGCGCAGTACGCCGTGTTCCAGGCGACGCGCGCGGGGAGCGTGGCCCATGGCGAGTGCGAGCGGATGACGCATGCGGCCATCCTGGCGTTGCTGCCGTCGTTCCACTCGTTCGTGGGGGTGGGAGGTGGGGCGTCGGAGGTGCGGCACGGCGGTGGGACGGGGGCGCCGACGCGGCTGGCGGCGGCGTTCGCGGCCCGGCGTGAGAACCGCTATCGGGGGGGCTCCCTGGATGGCGTGCACACGGGCTCCATCGTGTGGCTCAACCGGGCGCTGGTGGGCGGAGGCATCGACGGCGCGCAGGACCGGGAGTTCGACGAGCCGGGGCACCTGCGGCGCCTCGAGGTGCGGATGGTCTTCTGGTACCCCATGCGCATCCCCTTCGCGAACTGGGTGTTGTCGCGGATGGTGATGGCCCAGTTCGGCATCCAGTCCTATTCGGGCGCCAACCCGCTCCAGCTCGCGGAGCGTGACGCGGACTGGCGGCGGGGCGAGTTCACCGACCCGTTCACCCTGTTGGGAGAGGTCCGCGCGGAGCTGCGCGAGCGCGTGGCCCGCGAGCAGTACGTCTTCCCCATCGAGACGACCTTCACCATGCGGATGATGACGCCGGCCAAGGCCAGTCACTTCGCCACCCTGGACTGTCCCCGATGACACGCGCCCGGACCCGTGGTCAGACGCTGGTGTTGTTCGCCCTCGGCTCGCTGCTGCTGGTGCTGATGGTGACCCTCACGCTCTCGTTCACCATGAAGGTGCGCGAGCGCATCGAGCTGCAGACGGTGGCGGACGCCACCGCGTATTCGAACGCGGTGGCCACCGCGCGCACGTTCAACAACATCGCGGTGATGAACCGGGCGCAGATCGGCCACGCGGTGGCGCAGGCGGGGGCCACCAGCCTGGTGAGCTGGGCCAGCCTCTATCGCGGGCAGCTCAACGCGGCGAAGAAGGGGTTCGGCATCGGCAAGGTGCCCTATCAGGCGCGCATCGCCTCCGGGTGCCCCTGCGCCTGGAAGAACTCGTGGTGCGCGCAGAAGTGTCGCTGTGGCCGGCAGGGCGTGTCGGACCTGGGGATGCTCCAGACGCAGCTGGAAATCGAGCAGCAGCGCGTGGAGGCGGTGTTCCAGGCCATCGAGCCCATGGTGAACCTGCAGATGCTCGGGCATCAGATCGCCCAGGGCGCCTTCTTCGCCTCGCAGCAGGCGAACTACCAGGAGCTGCGCGACAGGGTGAGCGACCAGGG contains:
- a CDS encoding sigma 54-interacting transcriptional regulator → MSATDPHPDDIHTSPGDAAGLDLAHSPLLGETLVVDPRTTVKLHKCKLAVVSGPDSGRSVISDKERLRCGAHPGNDLVLVEDRTASRHHFEIQFTERGYLLVDLGSTNGTFLDGRRIERAYLSSGSQIRAGSSVLTFAPLDEEVTIEPDRDGELCGMVGQSMKMRQIFGLIKKIAPLDVSVIIQGETGTGKELVARAIHELSGRQRAPMEVLDCGAIPPNLIESELFGHEKGAFTGAVTSRPGAFERAHGGTIFLDELGELRLDLQPKLLRVLENREVRRVGGNDVIEVDCRVIAATNRDLMKEIQAGNFREDLYFRLSVITIQLPPLRQRRDDIPLILRGALSDPEVARKHGKKRFSAEAMGLLMAYAWPGNVRELMNVLSHVLTFSEGEEIQPAHLPPRVRGQAREGPLPFNEHLSFKDAKEQLLENFEREYVTSVLTRCEGNLSRAARESGLHRKSIERLVKKYQLDTKGMKSR
- a CDS encoding TadE/TadG family type IV pilus assembly protein yields the protein MVESAITLPLVVFLLLGTLQLFLMLQARVLAQYAVFQATRAGSVAHGECERMTHAAILALLPSFHSFVGVGGGASEVRHGGGTGAPTRLAAAFAARRENRYRGGSLDGVHTGSIVWLNRALVGGGIDGAQDREFDEPGHLRRLEVRMVFWYPMRIPFANWVLSRMVMAQFGIQSYSGANPLQLAERDADWRRGEFTDPFTLLGEVRAELRERVAREQYVFPIETTFTMRMMTPAKASHFATLDCPR